In Pochonia chlamydosporia 170 chromosome 3, whole genome shotgun sequence, the following are encoded in one genomic region:
- a CDS encoding proteinrelated to DNA damage-responsive protein 48 (similar to Metarhizium robertsii ARSEF 23 XP_007819960.1), which translates to MDFIKKMADGAGGNGGNQPAGSGENNQNNQGGGDGGDFGSKIMGSFNNMAGGGKQGEENEDGLDKAVDFVQEKFLGKGDQSNESAAEQAKDEAISDFIRDKYKETTGKDFFVADKDKKYGA; encoded by the exons ATGGACTTTATCAAGAAGATGGCCGATGGGGCTGGCGGCAACGGGGGCAACCAGCCTGCTGGGAGTGGTGagaacaaccagaacaaccagggcggtggtgatggtggtgattttgggAGCAAGATCATGGGCTCTTTTAATAATATGGCTGGTGGGGGTAAACAGGGCGAGGAGAATGAGGATGGGCTTGATAAAG CCGTCGACTTTGTTCAAGAAAAGTTCCTGGGTAAGGGAGATCAGAGCAACGAGTCTGCTGCCGAACAGGCCAAGGACGAGGCCATCTCCGATTTCATCAGGGACAAGTACAAGGAGACTACTGGAAAGGACTTCTTCGTCGCGGACAAGGATAAGAA